In the genome of Brachypodium distachyon strain Bd21 chromosome 3, Brachypodium_distachyon_v3.0, whole genome shotgun sequence, the window ttttagcgagagattcgttGGGGGCGCCTCGTatttggaccgaacgcgtctttccaagtatcgaggttaggataccctcggaactctaacccaatcCCTTCTCGTTCAAGCCCCTGCCAACCAAGATTAGCTCGGAggctcgaaactagagtcccctagaaggcttactcgaggccgatcgactttcagccgagagcggcgcgcgagagcgaaccttagagggagcactctagccctctccccttcagtttattcaagtgagagtgaatgatacatgcccccatggagGGTATTGATAGCTTAGGGGTCCATGATAAAATACCATGGCTActcttgagggagagagaaaagtgagggCAAAATAGTAAAAGCAGCTCTTTGGTGcatattttttgtgtgcaccatgagaGAAAGTAAGGGTTGGTACATGATCCACCATGGATCAAAGGTCTCATCCCCACACTTTTCTTGCCCTCTATTCTAACTCATTTGACCATGTGATCAtagcatgagaggcttgacatgttgacttgtcttctttTGCCATGTAGAATTGATTGCGCCACGTGAGcgtcttgactcgtgcttgagaaatgttgacttggtcatTGCCACGTAGAATTTACGATCCGGCCCATACAATATTTTACTATAACAATTATATTTAAGTAAATTAACGGGGAAAAAATGTACGGAGTAATACCGTTGCAATAGGATAAGTCTTTGTGAAACAATTTACTAATATGTGGTTTTCAAATCACTTATAATTAACCTTACTCGCAGAATGAATGTCTTGGGTATGtagccatgtttttttttgtgaaggAAAGGGTATGTAGCCATGATTAATGTCATGTGCGTATAAATACTGTCCCTTCAATGAACAAATGGGATAGATTGAAGGAAGTCCTAAGAATAAAGGGAAATCCAAGGGTGTCGAGTTTGAAAAATCACCGAAAACCCTCACCTCTCCCACAGCTAAGATGATCAGTCTGCGAGAGCGCCAAAGTCCAAACGCCTCTGGGTACCTCTGGTATTTACGATCTCGACATTGATTTCTAAGCTGATCTCAACACTCTGCACTTCCTAGCTATTTCCTGAGTGCAGAGGGTACCAACTACCAAGCTCACATGTGGTAATTAACTAACTGACCACTTTCTGAAAGTGTAGTTTAGAAGCCCATGCATCTTTTTACTGGCCAGATCTCTATCTACGACACTGTAATCCTTCAGACATAACACTGCATGCATCGTCAAGGAGGTTAGTTAGAGAGTGCCACGGTCATGTCTAAATCTCGCATTTCGTTGTCATTCACTTTCCTGGataatattattttttgatGCTTTTAGCTATGAAGCGCAAACGGTAAGTTTTCTGCCCAACACCAAGAGAGCAGGGCACTtccattattttatttttttgaggggggGCACTTCCATTATttatcttctttcttttttgagggagAGCATGCTAAGTTACCGGGCCAGGAATGAATCATTTACTCCGTGCTTGCTCGTCAGTAGTTGGGCTCGTCAATGGGGATGGGCTGTTACTGGACCGCAAAGCAACTAGTCCTCTCTCATGTCTCACTACAAAGAAGGCCTATTTCGCTCCAAAAAAAGGCCTACTTTTCCTAAAAATACAAAAACTAGAAAGAAGAACGCCTTAAAAAAACTAGAAATAAAGATATGATAAATAAATTGGTAATTACAGTTAGCATTGTCGGATACAAATTGCCGATATCAATGccatctttaaaaaaaaaaatctgtctTTGAGCCCTTGAGAATCGGATGGTACGCATTGCGCATCAGAATTAATCGGCGGTCTCATTCCAAGCGTACCCCATACTATATAGCTAGCTACCGAGCAGCTTCAAGCTGcgaaaaaataattaaaacaacAAACTCCGTACACATAATATGATGCATGCAGTACAGCGCATTCAAAGAAAGACGGGTGTGTGTCAACAGTCCACGCGCGATACCGACCGACCGACCCACCAGGCGACGTGACCTGACAACCTGGAAGCCGGTACGTACAGTACGTCACCCACCGCCATGCTACGCACGCATACGCGCTCCGTATCCTATCGTATCAAGAATAATCACAATACATGTCAAATATACTTAAACAGTATGAATATACTACTGtatactaaaaaaaaagattacgGAGTAGTAGTACTGTATTACTCCTGCGAAGTCTCTGCCACCGAAACGCAAAGGAAGATACTCCGTACATGGTACAAGCGGGCCCTACGATTAAATCTCTATGGACGTGCGGACGGACGAACGGTGATCGATAAATTCACCGGCAAATTCGTCGGAACTAatttgattgttttttttcgaaaGGGAACTAATTTGATTGGACTATGTGGTCAACGGATCCAGACAATGgattgcatgcatggcacCGCGCGTGCGTGCTGTGTCgaggagtaaaaaaaattctactaCTATTGTATGGGGCAATTTAGATTAAAACATTCCAAATCTTATTTACGGTTTAATTCGATTCTACTACTGTAAGATTTTTAGATTTTACTAATGTTTTTTTGGGTGCGAAATATGAATGGAATCACGTGAAATCGGAACGACACGTTGATAAAATGTGAAACGTTATAAAATTCGGCTGCAGTTAAACAAATTTTCAATCTGATCCCACTTATAAATATGAAGGGGCATCACCGAAGGCCCGTGATGCAGCGGTTCATTAATTggcaaaaaggaaacaaatgaAATGATCCGTCTCGTGCTCTCAAGTTCaaggaagcaaattaaagtCTTCGATAACCCCTCCACGCATAGCCTTCCGagctttttcttctttttcttctgaacTGGCTAGCCTTCCATCAGATACAGTTATATCAATTCAAAAATTAATCGATTGGCATGCATGATATCCCCGTTCCATATCCTACTCGTAGATGTGGAGTACCAGCCGACTAGCCGTTGCCCGGAGGGGACGTACATGCGTCAGCGTTTATGGCCTCTCAACATGTTTGAAACGCAGtatgcatccatccatccatcaagTTGAATTAGGGTCAAGGACTCTTAGTACCTTCGATATGGATCAATCGAAAGGGAATATATCGAAGTTAACAAAAGTCAAACCCCAGGATATATAATTAAGCCCGTAAAATAGGAGCAGAGTACATATTTGAAACGAACATGAATCGTGTAACAGCTGACCATCTAGCTAAGCCAACTCGTAATTAACCACTTACCGCAGCGACAAATTCGTACGGTGCGTACATCAGCGATGGATTTGATATGGTCGACGAGAGACCCATCGCGTTTTACCGTAGCACATCCGTCGCTGCTGTACAGTATACAGGGGCTATACGTATCTAGAAGTGTATAAATACGGGCACATGAATACATGATCCCCGCGCGGCCCCCATCCATGTGCTCTCTCTTAATTGCTCTTTGATTCGCCCTCTCTTAATTGCTTGCCGCTACAGctctcccaagtcccaacccAAGCACACACTCTCTCTTGCCGCTCGAGCTCATCCATTCCGTCCGGCCGGCCGATCCATTCCACCAGTTTCGAATTCCCGATCCGTGCGTGTGCGGCGGTCGGTCCAAAACTTCAAATTCTCCAATCTCCAATGGGCAAGAAAGGCGCCCtcgcctccatcttctccaggctcctcgtcgccgacgccgactCCCCTCCTTCTCCCGCCAGCAAGGCACCTTCTCCGCCGTGGCCCTGGTTGTCGTCGCCCTGCCGGAACCCGcagacctcctcctcccgcgaccaccgccgcgccgtcaCGAGgagccccgccggcgccgccgccgtggacgacgacaTGTACAAGACGGCTAACTCCGCCTACCAGCTCGACGAGGACGACTTCCCCTGCTTCTCGCCCGACGACGGCGGCTCCTGCTTCGATGTCGATGAAGACGAGGAATTAGTGGAAGACCACGACGGCGGGTTCTCGACGACGAGCGCGTCCGAGGAGTGGTGTTACGCGTCGGAGGCGGTGATCCGCGgcctgggccgggccggcggcggccgcttcttCGTGGACCGGCCGGACCCGCTGGCATCGAACTCGATCCTGGCCGGCCCCCCTTCCTCGGCGCCgttgccggagaagaagaaggaggaggaggaggcgcgacCGTCGTCGGCGCTGGTGGAAGAGAgcgtggcggtggcggtggagtCGGCGGACCCGTACGGGGACTTCCGGGCGtccatggaggagatggtgtcCGCGCACGGGCTCCGCGGCTGGGCCGACCTCCAGGAGCTGCTCACCTGGTACCTCCGCGTCAACGCCAAGCGCAACCACGCCCTCATcgtcgccgtcttcctcgacctcctcgtcgccctcgccgccgccgccgccgatgcaccgaccacgacgacgacgacgatgatgacgacgacgagcagtGGCAGTActagcggcagcggcagcaccaGCGCGTCCAGCAGCACGTGCGGCTGCGCTGGCGATGGCGGCACTAGTGCGACGGAGGAGCAAtgctgcggcggccgcggggacGGCGCCGAGCGCTCGTCGTCGGGTGCTTCGGAGGGGGCCGTCGGCGATGAGGCAGGTGATGGCGGTTACTGTTCTAGAGTAGTTGATTCCTGATGCTCTGCTTTGGTGTTGCATGAATTGATTGATAAATTAATCAGGCAATTCATGACTTCATGTTAATTTATTCAAATCTCAAATTATACAAGCAGTATTACTACTACTGTCTAGTGATTCATGGCACCGAGTTGGCAAGGTGGCAACTTCCCCTACCTTCTTCCCACATGGCACCCAGCTGTTCTGGCCATGCGCGGTGCCGGTGCGGTGCACTGTCTGCCCATGAAAGCCGTCCCTTTGCCAGCCAAGTTCTTAGTGTAATCGTGTGGAAGGCAAGACAATGCAATTGTACTGATAAATACCTTTGTTTCGGGGGTAAACAAAGGAGATCATTTTTACGGTACCCGGTACTCCGTAATGAGAGGTGGAGTACCAATCAAATCTGACCCTTGATTTAAAAGTACATATTAGACATTTTCCTTGCTAATACAAGGATAACGCTGACGTGATCCTCCATCCAGATCGAGCAGATCtgtcggccgccgccgcctactcCCCGTTTGAAAGCTACCGTGGCTtgtttaaattttaaattagGGTTCGGTtgaataattaggtaatttcgatgaatatttaatccagaaaaacaatgtgtaaaacatgtaccATATTATATCTGCAAattagacaaattaaatagcaacgcacagcaataaaactcatctaatttcacggcatgaataatagaactactaatcaaaatcaacaagaaagagcagattacgtacggtgttgtactcttttcttgtgtttgtttgttgaggtcggtgacgagtccggcggcgtcgatgttcacgccagcagcagcagcagccttaactacctcctgagcagtGGCCAGCGTCTGGCCACTGCTACTGTTGCTGCTGAGttagagcggcagcctgagccgcgggatctccgaggttgtcagccattggtgatgaagatgccgacgaaacagggaCGTGAAGAAACGAGCAGTCGTGTGAGAACGCtctccaaaaaccttatcgaccgtctcccgggcaggatctcgaaggtcgaggttccggaggcctgctctcccggcgatctgtgcacacagtcgacgggatggagtagcagttggcggcgaacagcgagatttgatcgtgggcgtgacggctagggttgtggcgCGGTACGTCCGGAGGCCGCGGTCGATAAGCACGACCCCGCACCACACCgacccggcacggctcgagctcgatccacgaaacgcggcgcgtgcgtcgaggcgaggcgaggcgaggcgagacgagcggaggaggaggagtgcgcgtggggatttcccttgctcacttgctcaagaggtgagaaccaacataccttatatattggtccaactctctctaaactagcaaggtgagACTATTCCCACTTTCTCATCCCACtccatgaatgggcttttgagatttttcaggaattaatttcagattgggtCTTGGGCCTAACgcaaaattccaacaatcccccacaatatctcataagcacataaaattGCCATTGATATACTAGCATTTCAGTGGAGACCGGTTAAGGTTGAacatccacctaaacaaatAGCTTCACTCACCcacaactgaacaatggacaaactttgaattgtcagttttctgtgttagagcttcactaaattgttgtctggtACTGGGCTGCCGAATGTTACCCCGCAGTGTGGAGCATATAAGTCATTCTCCGGTCTttttcatgagcttactagagaccacccaaatctcatagattgcgaccaacagtcaggctcatctggctggttcatgtaaattttcttgtccaactctccgttaaggaaagctgtcttaACGTTCATTTGATGAACGATCAAACCATATGAGGCGGCCAGTGATAGTAATACTCTGATTGTGGAATCGAGCTACAGGTGAGtaagtatcaaagaaatcttcaccttctttctgggtaaaacccttggccacaagccgcgtcttgtacttctcaatagtACCATCAGACATAAactttttcttgaatatccacttgcatcctacAGGTTTGCACCCGTACGGACGGTCAACAacctcccaagtaccattagCCATGATAGAATCCATCTCACTGCGAATGGCTTCCTTCCAAtagtctgcatccggagatgcaaatgcctcattaatggttttaggggtgtcgtccacaaggtacacaatgaaatcatcaccaaaaaATTTAGCAATCCTTTGTCGCTTACCCCTAATAGgggcttcattgtcatactcTTCGGGAATCTCATCAAgtgtttgttcaagattttccaCTGCGATGGCGGGTTCAGGAGCTACACCATGATCCTGATGTTCCTCTGAATTGACGGGTTCAACAGGTACATCATGATCCTCTCTAGatgtgctatgcatatctctcaTGAGAAATATGTGCTCAAAAAATGTAGCATCGCTGAACTCCATAATTGTACCGACGCTCATCTTAGGTACTCTAGAATTTACaaccaagaatctatagccaACACTCGAAATGCGTAACCAAGAAAGACACAATCAACGGTTTTTAATCCAAACTTACGTTTTTTGGTAATTGGCGGCACATTGACTTTCACCAAACAACCCCAAGTCCAtaagtaagaaagtgtgagtctcttcttttctcacAGTTCGTATGAGGTtacttctttatcttttgtgggaACACGATTTAGGACATGACACGACACGAAATCGaaatcgatccacgaaacacggcgcgacgcggcgcggcgagcgaaggaggagccggagcgcgtgtggggatttcccttgctcacttacTCAAGCGTTGAGAACCAAcgtaccttatatattggtccaactctcTCTAAACTAATAAGGTGGGATTATTCCCACTTTCTCATCCCAATTCATAAATGggtttttgagatttttcagaaattaatttcagattggacctaacccaaaattccaacaggTTCAATCCGATAATTGCACCGCAGCCATAAACAACGCAAGGAGTTGATTAATATGCTGGACACCGTAGTTGATGTTGAAAAGCTGGCAGGATGCCAGGAACTATCTTACTCACAGATGTCGTGATTCTTTACAGGAGAAAAACACTACTCCTAGTTCTTACATGTTCGTTGTTTCGTTCTCGTGGTTGCCTGGTACGGAGTACTTCCGCTCCTAGGGCGAGCCGTGCGATGGCTCTACGGCCGCCGGCCGGTaggcaagcagcagcaatcgCCGTCTTTCCGCATGATATAAACCGACTGGATTAGATAAATATGTTTAATTTTAATCAGATAGGTAATTATCTTCTTGATTACTATTTTACCCTCAACCCATGGCACTCCTTAGTTTTCAGAGGATGTACTCCATCGTGGCTGTGAGGAAGTACCGGATCGGATCAAATACACGACTCATATTTTTTTCGAGATATTGTAAAAGAGTTCACGGAGGAAGTCAGCCATCTTTCTTTCATCATACTACATCGGCATCCTAGTACGGGAAACTGCACCGGATAAACTAATATTCAGAATAGGatatagaagaaaaaaaaaatccttgtgATGAAGAGTTTAGCTGACCACGATATGAGACTCTCGATGGCTAATCACCACGGCCAAATTAACGATCCCGAAAAGCATGCACCAATGCACCAACTAGACTGGTCACTGATCAGGAAGGCGCAAGACATATACTTGAGCTTGATTTATGCACAGGTGCTTacaaagtttagcacaaaATTGACGTCTGCTTGAGCTTCATTTGGAACAAGCACTGCCGTGCTGACAAGCTTTCGCAGAAACGGCCATTTTGCAGTTCCCGGTCAATTGAGCTGGAGTTGCCACGATGATCCGAGACGAGATCGGCCTCCTCAGGGTCAGGGAGGCAGCCTCGAGTGTGTAGAGCGGAGCTGTACTGTTTGCAGCATCGgatctcttcttttttttctcctctgtTCCTTCTTTCCTCAGGAACTATTGTACTTCTGTTCctaatttttctttccttcttaaTGCAAAAGCAGAGcacctccttttttttgtcaaaaaagaaagaaaagttgTCTTAAAACTTGCACTAACATTAAGCAcgcgaagaaaaaaaagttgtctTAATACTTGCACTAACATTCGAAGCACGTTGTGGGCAATAGTAACACGGGTTACTGGAGTAGTAGTTCCTGGTAGAATCAATAGAACAAAATAGCACACATTTACCAACAGAGAAATAAATCACACGATGCAAccgagaaaaacaaaaggcagcGCATGCAAAAAAGGAAGTATTAGGTGGTCATTTCAGTGACCTTTTTTCACAGCGAGTATGGTTTTTGAGGGGGTTTTGACAAGGGTTTTGACAGCGAGGTGGTCACTGAATCCGGATTGGTTTCAGACTACAGTGTGCAGGCCCAAAGTTCTTGTATTGATGGGCCGGTCGTAAACGCACTTAGgcccaagttttttttctctaataCGGCCTAGCCTGGCCCATCTTTTTGTACGAGCGAATGGATGTGGATTTCTTCGTCGGTCTATTAGAGACAACAAAATGGGACGGACTCCGAGTCTGACCGTCCGATCTGAACCCTGATGAATGCCTGACCGTCCGATCTGAACCCTGATGCTCGATGGACGCTGCTCCACCAGGAAAATCCCGATGCGCTGGTTCACTGGGCCGAAAACGAGGCCCATCCACGGACAGACGAGAAGGAGAGAACCTGTACAACCGCATTGTctcccaccgccgcctcgcctcctcctccctgtcgCCGTCGTCTCCTCCCTGCGGTCCCGCTGCCTCCTCGGGCCTCGGCTGCTGCTCTCGCCCGTTCACGCGACAAATACCGTCCAGCATCCTCGCATCGCCGACTCGCTTCCTTGCGCTTGTGTCGCTTCTCCTCCCCGTCATGTTGCTCCTCCATGCCCCCCGCCCCCCACCCAGTGCACTGCTCCCATCCGGCTCCAGGCGATGGTGGTAGCAAACGCCGTCCACCATCTTGAACCACTTATGGCCATCTACGTCTCTTCTCCCACAAGTGGCTCTACCTCTGCTTCTCCCCGACCCTGTATCCGCCACGGCCGCGACGCTTGTTGTTGGGTTCGTTTCTATTAGTTCGCTGTTGTACAGGTTCTCTACTTCTCGTCTTCGATTCTGATTGGATTGTTGTGGTTCTAATTACTTCTCCCTTCAAGTATCTAATCTAATCATGTGTTCCTGGATTAGTTAATCTGTAACCTGTCCCTAATGAGGTATATCTGATTATTCTTCATTGATGTGGCAATATCTGATTTCCTTAGATGCAGAACACATGATCACATACTATGGGAGAAGATACAATGAAAGCAATTCTACCCAAGTCAAATTATATTGCTCTTGCAGATACAGAGCAATCTCACTGTTGAACACGGTAAAAAAACCAAATACTTGTATTTACTTTTTTTGAAACACAAATGGTTAGGATTATGCTGGTAGCAACTATGTCCATTAATTTGATTCAATCCAAAATAGATGGAAAGCTTGATGAGTACAATTGCTATGGTGGTCATGGAGCTGATATATGTGTCTGAACATGAGGTGTAATGCAGCAACGAATTAAGCTCGGTTTTCTCCCCATGTTCAGAGATTAGCACAATTAATTCTTTTGGCAGCTTAGATAAAGTGCTAAGAGATTCTTCATATGTTATCTGCTTAAATTAGTTGATGTACCCGGTACTTACTTTATATATAGCTCTGCTAAGGTGCTAATACAAATGATCTTACACTTGCAGGGCTTTTTATCATGACTCTAATACATGCTTGTTTGATGATATACTTAGTGCGGTTGGATCACAGGGTTCATCATAGAtcacgcaaaaaaaaaacatgatggAGCCCAAACTGAAACGGAAAACATGATTATTAAGCACCCCCAGTTTCCAGGTAATTGTATTTTAATCTCA includes:
- the LOC100842657 gene encoding transcription repressor OFP13; translation: MGKKGALASIFSRLLVADADSPPSPASKAPSPPWPWLSSPCRNPQTSSSRDHRRAVTRSPAGAAAVDDDMYKTANSAYQLDEDDFPCFSPDDGGSCFDVDEDEELVEDHDGGFSTTSASEEWCYASEAVIRGLGRAGGGRFFVDRPDPLASNSILAGPPSSAPLPEKKKEEEEARPSSALVEESVAVAVESADPYGDFRASMEEMVSAHGLRGWADLQELLTWYLRVNAKRNHALIVAVFLDLLVALAAAAADAPTTTTTTMMTTTSSGSTSGSGSTSASSSTCGCAGDGGTSATEEQCCGGRGDGAERSSSGASEGAVGDEAGDGGYCSRVVDS